TTTAGTGTCCGACAGATTTCTGAGAAATCACCGGGTGCTATTCTTTTTGTTGAAGCAAGCTTGGTTAGCTCTGCAACAACCTCTTTCCGTTCTAATGCAATATGGATCAGCGCTAGACTTGAACGCTGAAAATGGAGACAGCTAACCTCATTTTGGCATGTTGAAGTTAATATGTTAGATACTAATACAAGGCAGTACCAATAAACTGGAGCAACTGTATCCAAGGCTTTTTTACTTGCCTGAGAAACAAAAACAGGGCAGTACTCATATATTTTAGTTGAGGAAACAAAACTAAGTAGACTAGCAAAAACAGAGGAcaaatacaattttaaattagCAGGGCTTATAGAAAaagttttattgttatattagcaCTGCCTTTAAGACTTCCATTGAATGGGATGTTACTTACACTGCCATTTATCATAACATGAAGTTTCTGCCCTGTGCTAGAAGTTCTAAATTGTCCCAGTTCCAACGCAGTTCATATATCTATTCATACAACAGAAGAATCCTTTAGAAATTATCCTGTCTAAATCAAATGATGACACAATTAGTAAAGCAAAATTCTAGTTATGTTGCTCACAATCAAGAGATGTGATGAAACTTTTAGGTAAAATTACCCATTCAATGATCTCACTACCCAATATTACAACCTTTCCAATAACAGTTTTACACAGATGGATAAGAAAGGAAGAAACATTGCtgctttttatatttttataaagcaaacctttttttttttacttggcaAACTTGGAAATATCTTAagagtaattaatttaaaaaacaaaatgGACCTTGCAACACTGTCACAGATCAATGGGACACAGTTTTGGGCAAAAAAGAAGCATAGCACTAAGGAATGCAACAGCTACATTACAGGGCTATTTTCTATTCTTATAAGAAAGGAGAGGACCAAAATACTAGTTACAAAGAACCGTTACTCATTAGAAATAATATGAGCATCCTATGCCAACATAAGTGCTAAAGTCCAAAGATAAGAAAATTAAGAACCTCATTTCTGAAAGCCTGGCCAATTTGAGCAGCAGCAAAAGGAAGCTTGTTCCCATTGTAATAGTACAAGTCTTTGAAGTTAACAAATATGCCCTGTGCAGTTTCTGGCCGCATGAACCTACAGCAGAGGAGATTTAATTACATATCATTACTGACCAAACAGGAGTCTTAATAAAAAAGAATCGCTAAGAAAGAAACAGTACCTCACTTGCCGCTGCCTTGAAACGAACATATATAACAGATGCCTCTACACCCTCAGCAAGAGATGCCTTGCTGCTACTATTTCTCCGGATTGCTGACTGAACTTGATGAAGAAACAATAACCATATAGAACCAGAATGTTTTCTTTTTTAGGTAATAAACAGAGCACTTGATTTAAGACCAAAAGGAGACAGAAACAGAGGTCTACCAACCCAACAAAACAGCACAAAACAATGGAGCGCATTAATTCAACCCCTACATTATTTTACCTGAGAAGACGCACTTTTGAGTATAGAAAGTACATGAGAGCAAATCATACCCAATGCTCGAGactgtcataaaaaaaaacactactacaaaattgacatgggacgatggttttaaaccgtcATATGGACTCTCATACGTCGGTTTTAATATCGTCGtcccatgcaatgtcatgccatgtaaagcATGAAACAACAGTTTAAATAAAAGCGTCATCTCCCGTCATACATGAGACAATAGTTCCTATACAAACGTTCTCTCTTGTAGTACATGAGACGACAGTTTATGTGTAAACGTCATCTACTGCAGTAAATGAGATGATAGTTCCTACTCAAGCGTCATCCCCCTGCAGTACAcgagatgacaatttatgtgtAAATATCGTCCCATGCAATACATAAGACGACAGTTTTGTGGAGACCGACGTCCCATGtagaatatgataattttttcatttctctattttcaatactatattcattcataatttcctgtgtaattacaacatagttCAAATAGAATCAATAGGCagaaaaaatcaatataactcaGTATGTTCAAAATCTAAAAATTGCAAGATCAAAATATAGACTTGGAATAACTATGTAAGTGCTAACTAAAAACtacaattagtatattttttaattctgatttcaaaagttactctaGCTATGACTCGTCCGCTCAAGAAGCTTGGTTGCCTATTCATTTCGAATTTCATTAATTTTGCCAAATGTATATGTATTTTTCCCAccacactacaaaacacaaaataaaaaactaaatcagaaattaaattcaataaaattgtagttcaataataataaatacagtTACATTACTAGTTAGCCATAACATGGGTGTCTCATTCAAGCAATAGTCATTCACCATCCTTATGATATAAAAGATGCACTCTACTGACAATGTTTGACTTAAATTAAATGAAAAGCAAAATATTCGAACATCTAACAGTATGTCCCCTGAacttataaaaagtaaaaaacaAGAAACTTCATCTATGAATGATTTGATATTGAGAGGTACCTTGTGGTGAAGATGATATCATTTACCTCTACAAGTTGTTTTTATGTCATTTCAACACCCTCTAGAAGTGTTTTTAAAAGTGGAGCAGCCCCAGATGAATCCTTAGATGTGTCAATCTTTGAAAAACTTTCTTTGACAACTGAAGAAGCACGTCCCAACTTGTCTGCAACATCAAGTAGACTCTTTGCAAAATTCTGCAACAAGATTTCAAGCAATTTGTCAAGCTAAGACTTCAACAGGCGTACCAAACCTACTATTTTGAACAAGGAAACTTTTATGTGAAAATAAGATATATATGCAAATAAGCTTTGGTACCAAACCTGAGTGGCAAATTTTTTCGAATTAAGTGTATTCTTTTCTTCCTGAATTAAGTGCTTTTACCAACTCCTTTTAGACCTGTCTGAATAATCcagatattttttctttatgaatttcatATTTTTAGGTTTAGCCAAAAACTGTAATATCTATATGGATAGAAGTAAAAAAACATACCGAAACGAAACTTAGGTTTCGAATTAGATCAAGGCATAGGATTTAAATTAGATCGAGGCGTAAGTTTCAAAATAGAACATAAAAATATATCACACCAAATTCATACATAATAAAAGAACACTCAAAGTTTCAAGACAAATAGAAGTTCTAAATTAGACAAACATAAAATTTAGTAACCTGGCCTAGTCCTTTAGTCCTGCGTCCAGTCTTTTAATTTAATAGTGTGGGGACTCGAGAGAGAATGGAGAGGATGAGTTTAGGGTTTTAATTTTGAAGTTTCAGTTTTAACTTTATCTCATTTAGGTTGTAGACCCAATAACACATAAGCCCAATTTTTACTTAAAAATGTATAAATAACTGAGGCGTAAGCCTCATGAGTTTTGGTTCGTAAAGGCACTGAAACGTACGCCTCAATGCACTGAGACATAGGTTTTAAAGAAAATCTGAGAAATGTAAGCCTCAATATGTTTTTTCTAGCGCCTCAGTTCAAAACGAGTTTTGAGGCCTAGGTTTCAAAAGCTTTTTAAAACCAAGGTAAGAATAGTACTACTACCTTAGAATTGATAGGCTCGGAAGGGCCTCGATTCTTATCCATAGCCCTGCTCTCCAGCATCCTTATCAAGCGCAACCCATCATTGTTGGCTAAAATCTTAATACCATTGTCATTTGTTGTGACTGCCAACAATGACCCTTCTTTGTTAAATCTCAATCTTGGACTAGCCTGCAAATAAAAATAGACTAACTGTTACAGATCAACTCTTCTAAAGtgctataaaaaaaaatgtgacaaaCAGCAATACTAACAGGTAAACCCCCATCGGCATCGATAGCTGTCAACATGTTGGtactgtaacgtcctacgtttttgggtacctttaaacgactcgggtcgggatttttcccccgggttaagaatattattttaaataataatatattttgtttgtaagtattccatgagttattgctagccaaaatatgaattttgtgattttaaaagtcaagataagactttcggtcctggaccgacacaaaaacccttatctggtaaaaatctcagaaaataaaatgaaaaatcatggcaattatattttgggcataaaatacattcataaaagttaaagtttggtcaaaaataataaacctaaaagaaaatggaaattttaaggcattttgtggtaaatgcctaattttgccgaaatggggaattttattccatgaatggaccttaggttaaattttattttgtggttaattaaattaaatgtgagagacatttaatttaattaattaatagtaagtttggtgattaaaacttaatgagagtgaaaaaggtgtaagaagtcaagtgggtagaaaagcactcaagtgttttgtgatattttgaagagttgtgtgagccattctaacccccaaatccgaccactctccctccctcattcactctcatctgatttttgaagactctctcaagtgttctctccatttgcaaccccaagaacaccaaagaaacttggaagctaagtcttggtctaggaagggttttccctaaggtaaagtttcattaatctagacttttgtcaagttttaatcatagagtttcaaatagctaattaccaatgttgttgggggaagttggttagggtttttgaaagattttggaggagccaaagctaataggaaggtccaaaccttaagcaagaacaccaaagaggtaaaaagtttacttttgatgattttgttgtagggtttttagttttaagcattattttgtatatctaatgcttaaagtttcttgttggtgatgtaataaggttatggtagttgtttaataatttttatgatgcatgtgtattgattttttaaaatgggaaccaaaacccccaagggttttggtaggataccctaaaacaaaacatgttttgagctgtgacttccaaagggtcaagcagccactgtatattgtttttgtaaaattaaattgtactgtgatgttgttgagattgagtacataaaattgagcttttgaaacacaaaaaaaatgtttagaaatgactaagttatgctatttcaaagtttaggtaaaaaactgttttttcgtattctcattttcggaaccaagtttggacagcctctgtatagggcaaatgaacccagttttttctaaacttttgtggacatatttctggcataacctattagtccactgtaaaatttggtaataaaatattaaatggtttgaaagttattaactttcaaagtttggaaaaaaataaggacttgaaaataaggtcatttttacctcattgttggaaaatgatttcaccaatcaaaaatgctcattttgacctaagatttttcaaagacctaaatggcataacaaaaatggaattgggaaattttggtaacaattgggtaagtaaatttcaagttatgaactaacgaagtatgtagttaaaaatgtgaaaaataggtttttcacacttagtgtaaaaatgagattttggaacataaggtaaaaagtaaaattttgtttatttcaagatataaaatggtaagtcttgaaatcatattttcactaaaatttaccctttgagtttaaatgaattatttttattaaagagtttttattctttctaaaaataagagatttaatttattaatagttaataaattaaaagatggattaaaaccctatattttgagaaaaataattaaataaattattttcctagtaagtaaaattgattaattgcttttggaaaattaattagtcaagatgagaaatttataacggttttcctaattaagacaaattaggcaattttcttaaaacggtttttagatattaaaaccttaagaaaaataaaaggaaaatttaaagagtttattttctttaaaaataattaaggaatttatttgtattttctggatataataccggctaaaatcttacatattttaaccgactagtcgaaagtgcgggttaatagtgataccttgaaagaataagatttttagcgggttgtggggaaataccattgtgataccggagcctaggtatcgagaccttaggataggtctccccgagacttagggtttagtctcgaatattttgtataactttccttaataggtttaaaaccaaataaggattgtaaatccttacaaatgacttttattaaaatgaccaaactgcccaaaataataataatgaattattagtgccataattaatccgagtatactgtatggataactacagtattggctaagcgtaactggactgaacgttggagggtgaaaacttgctgagcgctaaggactccaagtaagtcaacttatattgtatggctgcaacatgaaatgattattgtcttgtatgttagtatagggatacatgcatatacataggctgtcatagaaagttgcttagagacgttagtctagtgagtgctgatttagaaaatatgaacggtagaagtccgtcatatcctagacggttgatccccatcacactgcttgattttatttatgtctggttcattaccgagacgagtggccatgagatgaggataagctggttaaacctaggggcgccaagataaatgggacctaggggccctcatgcttacttaatcattggacggttagaatccgagcaagtgctctgataagttattcccggatagcagccgtgaatattggccattccgtgagagtgcctagagatactaggggttgccaagatagagtgaggttgaacaccctaggggcagctgctcaccagcaccattgattaacatagaagtctccataaaaccgtgtaaattggattacactcttgaatatgtagcgatgccctaagtaacacgatagttacccttgatgagaatatttattggctagatcttagtgtggggactcagttctcttttacagattagcaattatgttggagggcgcgttacgcttgaattgttggaaattgtcgagcgttggtctcgaattatttggtgatataatatatctgcttgctctgggattttctgagtgcagggatataattgttgataagatatagttgtgatataatatatctgcttgctctgggattttctgagtgcagggctataattgttgataagatatagttgtgatataatatatctgcttgttctgggatttttctaagtgcaggatttttatctagttacgaattaatttatcattggttatcaggcatgaccataagtttgccaggacgctttagcgttcttgaaattgattgtttagggtccggatgggtccggaaccctaattctctacatgctttgtttgaaagttgatcttactaagcgtttttgcttacctagttgtttcatgttgtaggtaagagcaagggcaaggcagagcagtgagcgctggagtcttccttgcaaatgtacatgtggaccgaccttttgggaagccgttttatttttggaaatgttgtgtaattttcctaaactaggctcactctactcattataaaatatgttgaaactaaatgttaagtatggccatacgactttttaattttttttttatacgggtttttgagacattttgttaaatgaaaacatttatatttccgcattatcgagtcttaaaaatccgggtcgttacaggtaCTGTCCATATCCCATAACTTAATTTGAAATTCGTCACCAGCAGCTAAAAACCGGTTTCTTGTTGTGTCAAACTGAACAACACCTAAAGATCTCTTCCTGAAACCAGAATATGTACGTTTGATAGCTCCTTCACTCTCATTCCACTCAACAAGATGAGATTCACCCTCCTTACTTGTTCCGCATGAGAAGAGCCTGCCACAAGAAGAATTTACATGCTATTGTAAAAACtcgaattaaaatatatatatatataaacacagaATATGTTGGATCAAACAAATCCTtggaaaataaaaataacaatctATGCATTTTCCTTGTACATCTACatcatgagaaaaaaaataagcATAACGACTTTGAAATCAATAGTTGAACAGTTATATGAAAACCCCACAAATAGAAAAATTGGATAAAGCAAATTACAATGCTCTTTCCAACAAAGCATATGTGCTCATCTATTGACTCTCGTAAGCTTTACCTAGTTCCATCTGCACTATATGCCATCATAGTGCACCATAGTCCAGGAGCATCATAATCCACTCTTGATCCCAAGCAATCATAAAGCCAAGCTTTAATTTTCCCATCAATAGCAATTGAAAATATGAACTGCACGAGTAGTGTGTTAATTTTTACATGAAGAATTTAGCTTTTGTAGTAAAATGAAAAATTGGATGTACTACTATGAAAAGCTACGTATTAGAAGTAATAAATAGCTCCTAATTTGTTTGATAAGCTAAATAGCTCATAATGAGGATTTATAGGAGATATACCTGAATATTTTCTTTGTAATGAGGACAAACAGAATATACTGGAGCTTCATGACCTTCAAATATATAGAGTCTACGTCCAGATACAGCATCCCATACCTGTACAGCAACATATACAAGTTATACTAAGATGCCTAAAGATTCTCTAAATATAAGACTAGTCAAGCGTGTGACAACCAATACCTTGATCATCTTATCATCTCCACACGTAACAATGCAATGTTGCTTGTTGGGATGGGCAAAGGCAATGTCATTAACTCCACCCACATGAGCATCAATTTGAAAATGAGACAATCAATATCCTACCATTGCCAATGAAGAAAGAGATAACAGGAAAATGAATAAGATTTACCTCCAAATGTTGACGGAGTTCCCCAGTTGGATTGTAAGTATATATCTGGACAGTGTGCTTTGAAAATGCAACACCTATACAATGTTAAATACAGCAAGGACCTATCAGTATTCTCCAAcaagaatacaaacaaaataacatGCTGGCACTGAATAGAAAGGTTACACATACCAAGCATGAGCCCATCTGACCCCCAAACACAACGATTCACTGATATTCCAGCATCACTTAACAAAGCTGACTGAGGCAGAGAAAGAAAGTTGAAAGGAAAATCAGTTTAAAGAATCACCAGCTAATTCTTTTTCCTTCGGAAAAGTTACCACAATCGAATCCATAGCTATTAGGATGTGCTAATAGAAAAGTGCAAGGCGCAAGCAAATAAAATAGCTATTTGACTGcataaaaagaaatatatatttattttaatcagAAATTCTAAAATAATGAGCAAAAAAGGTACCTGCAATGGCATCGAAGCAGATTGTATATCCCAAACCTTGAAGGGTTTATGTACCATCCTCTCCCGCGACCCAACTTCCCAAAGGCTAATGTCACCAACATTTGTCCCAACTACAATGTAATGAAAAGTACAATAAAAAATTTTGCAAAATTGTTTTCTTCAGCAAGACATTTAGTCACAAACCTAGCAGTATGGTTTGTTGTTGAGGATGAAAATCCATGCTCATAACATTAGATCCTTGACTAAGGGTCCGGACAAGATTTTTGGGAATGTCATCTTGTGAATAGGCCCTAGAATGCATTACACCAGAGAATGATACCTGTAAAAAGCAGGTATGAGAATactatgagattttttttttctcactctctccctctctttcgaTGGCTGTGAATGGGGGCGAAGACAAGATAACACATACAGCAACATAACAAAGATTTCTACACATATATATACTAGATGCAAGCAACATGCAATGTAAGTTTGctgagttttatttaaaaaaattattaattatttttattaagttttcatgattgtcatataaattttgaataaataaacaatataaaagaatggcataaacatattaaaagaagaGTTAAACTAAAACATtgcttatgttttttttataaataatgtgGTAGtgtgagaagaaaagaaagaatacaCTACAATTACAATGAAagttgttgataagatatagatATACATAGTAGATTTGATAATTGAACCTTGAACATAGAAATTACATAATATCCTCTTCCTAACCTCATTAGACTGTCCAGTACGAATGCGCTTAATCAAGTGCTCAGAGTCAGCTGATTGATAATCCATCCCCGTAACACCTGTAGGAGTCCTTGGGTGTTTCAAAAATGCAGCTACATGcgaaaaaaatgatgaaagttATATCAGATCTCAAAGTAAGTCAGCAATCCAGAAATCAAGTTAGATAATACATAACTATGGGAATGAAGTAACGATTCTCATTCATTTGATAAAATTAGGTGGCATCATAACATACACACAGCCATTTGGCACAAAAAAGAATCTATACAAAGAAATTGTCTGACAGAAtcaaacaataaacaaaaaagtGAACAATCAAGAATTGAGAACTAGAAAAATTACTCTCTCTAGAATAGGGTGGACGAACATTGAAACAAATTGTCGGAGAAAAAAATTCAATGGTTCTCCATTTCGATTTGGTGATTCTTTCAGTAGATATCGTTGACATTCTTACCTGCACTAGATTGCTGGACAAAACCAGGAGGTGGTGCTGCCACAACAGGATGAGACAAAGATGAATTAGAATTTGACATCCAACCAGCAATAGTACTAGGAGATGGGGACACAACCGGCTGAAATGGCTGCACAGAATAAAAAGAAACTTGAAGTGTTAGGAAATCGTTGCAAATTACTCCGGCAAAAAAAAACATTGAGGGAATACACTTACACCATGGGCACCAATAGGAGGAAATGCACCAGCCTTGGGAATCGGCCCCACAAGGTTGTTTGTTGGAGGAGGACGAGATCCATTAGTAGTTGGATTGCAAGAATGATCCGTAAAAAGTGTTTTTATATTAGGGTTTGGACGAGGATTCTTGCAAAGTTGATGCTGCCAGTTTAGACTGAAAAATTCTCACTAAATGAGATTCAAGTAAACAAAGCTTATGCAGAATATAACATTAGACAAAAGGAACAGTAATTTCATTGACTTGGACAATAATACAGAGCAATTTAATCATTTAAACCTGTGTTATAAGAGTTGATAGTTACACACAAATTAAATATATCAGTATATGCAAGAATCACCTCTGATTTATTAAAGTCCTTAGACGCGAACTTTTGAAGGCTGGGAATGTAAGTTTATCACGAAACAAAGGGTTCGCTTCAATTAACTTTTTAAGTTCTATAAGCATGATGTTTCGAGCTGATTTTGTGTCCCCATACTTGGAAAGCTGCTCATTCTGCCTGTTTATATGATACAAacagcaaaaataaataaaaaccaaacaaatacaaacagcaaaaataaataaaaaccaaACAATCAATCATcgcaattttttcaaattttttcgAGTTCTCTGCTTCACGTCGTGTCCTGTCCATGACATTCTCCATTTCCGCATAGCTTCTGAGGACTTTATCTTGCATTTTCTCAATCTCTTTATGCTTCTGCTTCAAAAGCTCTTCCTTCTCAGCCACAAGTTTCACCAGATCATCTACACTCAAATCCTCGTCGGAATCTGAATCAGAAAATGCTGTTCGTTTAGTTCTTCTCCTTGTTTTCACATTATTAGACATAGTAGACTGAGAATCTGATATAGAACCTGATTCTTTTGTTTGATCAG
The Humulus lupulus chromosome 6, drHumLupu1.1, whole genome shotgun sequence DNA segment above includes these coding regions:
- the LOC133781616 gene encoding grpE protein homolog 2, mitochondrial-like, giving the protein MLTAIDADGGLPASPRLRFNKEGSLLAVTTNDNGIKILANNDGLRLIRMLESRAMDKNRGPSEPINSKNFAKSLLDVADKLGRASSVVKESFSKIDTSKDSSGAAPLLKTLLEGVEMT
- the LOC133784665 gene encoding protein TOPLESS-RELATED PROTEIN 2-like is translated as MGQEAWYSANALAKRFRYESASNLPIYPQRPGEKDCVHYMQTRTCKFGDSCKFDHAIWVPEGGIPDWKELAPGQVSLFHLSSSPFQRFGFASFASPETSEKEHGSNSENNGDAKVSSQAASEQSDVADQTKESGSISDSQSTMSNNVKTRRRTKRTAFSDSDSDEDLSVDDLVKLVAEKEELLKQKHKEIEKMQDKVLRSYAEMENIVWFLFIFAVCICLVFIYFCCLYHINRQNEQLSKYGDTKSARNIMLIELKKLIEANPLFRDKLTFPAFKSSRLRTLINQSLNWQHQLCKNPRPNPNIKTLFTDHSCNPTTNGSRPPPTNNLVGPIPKAGAFPPIGAHGPFQPVVSPSPSTIAGWMSNSNSSLSHPVVAAPPPGFVQQSSAAAFLKHPRTPTGVTGMDYQSADSEHLIKRIRTGQSNEVSFSGVMHSRAYSQDDIPKNLVRTLSQGSNVMSMDFHPQQQTILLVGTNVGDISLWEVGSRERMVHKPFKVWDIQSASMPLQSALLSDAGISVNRCVWGSDGLMLGVAFSKHTVQIYTYNPTGELRQHLEIDAHVGGVNDIAFAHPNKQHCIVTCGDDKMIKVWDAVSGRRLYIFEGHEAPVYSVCPHYKENIQFIFSIAIDGKIKAWLYDCLGSRVDYDAPGLWCTMMAYSADGTRLFSCGTSKEGESHLVEWNESEGAIKRTYSGFRKRSLGVVQFDTTRNRFLAAGDEFQIKLWDMDSTCNDPDF